A single window of Chloracidobacterium thermophilum B DNA harbors:
- the thiE gene encoding thiamine phosphate synthase: MLSRTYLESKAKSEILSSLSWYSLPRMKMNAVLSWTLPPVYPITSPQVGLSLRTVVEALIAGGATMVQIRDKQAAARTLYEAVCAVMELARPRGVRVIVNDRVDVARAAAADGVHLGQDDLDPVAARAILGPTAIIGYSTHNVAQARAADRLPVDYLAIGPVFETQTKEQPDPVVGLEGVRAVRAVTTKPLVAIGGITADRIAPVRAAGADAVALISALYTGPDDIAGRMAALLALAR; encoded by the coding sequence TTGCTGTCTCGAACATACCTTGAAAGCAAGGCGAAAAGCGAGATATTGAGCAGCCTGAGTTGGTACAGCCTTCCCCGGATGAAAATGAACGCTGTGTTGTCCTGGACGTTGCCGCCGGTCTATCCCATTACTTCGCCGCAGGTTGGGCTTTCCCTTCGGACGGTGGTCGAAGCGCTCATCGCCGGCGGTGCAACCATGGTGCAGATTCGGGACAAGCAGGCCGCTGCCCGAACGCTCTACGAGGCGGTCTGTGCCGTTATGGAGCTGGCCCGTCCGCGTGGCGTCCGGGTGATTGTCAATGACCGGGTGGATGTGGCCCGGGCTGCGGCGGCCGATGGTGTTCATCTCGGACAGGACGATCTCGATCCGGTGGCAGCCCGCGCCATTCTGGGGCCGACGGCCATCATCGGCTACTCGACGCACAACGTCGCCCAAGCAAGAGCCGCTGACCGCCTGCCCGTGGATTACCTGGCAATCGGGCCGGTTTTCGAGACCCAAACCAAAGAACAGCCCGATCCGGTCGTTGGGCTGGAAGGCGTGCGCGCTGTCCGCGCTGTCACGACGAAACCCCTGGTGGCCATTGGTGGCATCACCGCCGACCGGATAGCGCCTGTCCGGGCCGCCGGAGCCGATGCCGTCGCCCTGATTTCGGCGCTCTACACCGGGCCGGATGACATTGCCGGACGGATGGCCGCGCTGCTTGCCCTGGCGCGCTGA
- a CDS encoding CPXCG motif-containing cysteine-rich protein produces MQDTATYTCAYCGEPNVTFPDWSGGRRQQYIEDCTVCCQPNVLYVTLEPDGETVCVFAEAG; encoded by the coding sequence ATGCAGGATACTGCCACCTACACTTGTGCTTACTGTGGTGAACCCAACGTCACCTTTCCCGACTGGAGCGGTGGCCGCCGGCAGCAATACATCGAGGATTGTACAGTTTGCTGTCAGCCAAACGTGCTTTATGTCACCCTTGAACCCGACGGCGAAACGGTCTGTGTCTTTGCGGAAGCAGGCTGA
- the lepB gene encoding signal peptidase I, with protein MVISTFTGPPPAWKHWVREGLSIGRDVLLALVIALLIGLFVIQPVYVKGTSMLPRLREGERLFVNRFIYNFSKIERGDIVVFYYPKNPQESFIKRVIGLPGDEVTLANGKLYINGKLVPEGYLSSDYTTIVSPPRTWVVEPHHYFVMGDNRDASNDSRNWGLVPEMYIYGKAVYRYWPVSEMGFIEDEPTLLEPLRRLQRMEDRMELPPAE; from the coding sequence GTGGTCATTTCGACGTTCACCGGGCCACCGCCAGCCTGGAAACACTGGGTTCGGGAAGGGTTGAGCATTGGACGGGACGTGCTTCTGGCGCTTGTTATCGCGCTGCTCATCGGGCTTTTTGTCATTCAGCCGGTCTATGTCAAAGGCACAAGTATGTTGCCACGCCTGCGTGAGGGGGAACGGCTGTTTGTCAACCGCTTTATCTACAACTTTTCCAAAATCGAGCGTGGCGACATTGTCGTGTTCTACTACCCCAAAAATCCCCAGGAAAGCTTTATCAAGCGCGTGATCGGCCTGCCCGGCGATGAAGTCACCCTGGCCAACGGCAAGCTCTACATCAACGGCAAGCTCGTGCCGGAAGGTTATCTGTCGAGTGACTACACGACGATTGTCAGCCCGCCCCGGACGTGGGTCGTTGAACCCCACCACTACTTCGTGATGGGCGATAACCGCGATGCCAGCAACGACAGTCGCAACTGGGGACTTGTCCCGGAAATGTACATCTATGGCAAGGCCGTCTATCGTTACTGGCCGGTAAGCGAGATGGGCTTCATCGAGGATGAGCCAACCCTCCTCGAACCGCTCCGCCGTCTGCAACGGATGGAAGACCGGATGGAACTCCCACCGGCGGAGTGA
- the bchI gene encoding magnesium chelatase ATPase subunit I, whose protein sequence is MASSSTSAASATRAGTSQTARATNVKTTRKTGKGTSSDATAPQSLADAQPVFPFTAILGQEEMKRALLLNAVNPNIRGILVLGHRGTAKSTSIRALADVLPPIEFVAECPYRCPPDKPAGLCDTCRNAKPRAKLPTMVGRVPVVDLPLGATEDRLCGTLDIERALSQGQKAFEPGLLAKANRGFLYIDEVNLLEDHLVDVLLDSAAGGINIVEREGISIAHPARFTLIGSGNPEEGELRPQLLDRFGLMAEIRTITDIDTRIAIVKRRLAFERDPIGFRAEYEPAQQALRTRLVQARDRLDTLDVPDDILRFIARLCVALDVDGHRGEITLLNAALANAAFEGRAHVTRDDIRAVATLSLRHRLRKDPLDRTDGGEKIRWALEKLEKESQ, encoded by the coding sequence ATGGCTTCATCATCCACATCTGCGGCGTCTGCGACGCGCGCCGGCACCTCGCAAACCGCTAGGGCCACCAACGTCAAAACCACGCGCAAAACCGGAAAAGGGACTTCATCCGATGCCACCGCGCCCCAGTCGCTGGCGGATGCCCAGCCGGTGTTTCCCTTCACGGCCATTCTGGGGCAGGAAGAAATGAAGCGGGCGTTGCTGCTGAATGCCGTCAACCCCAACATTCGGGGCATTCTGGTGCTGGGCCACCGGGGCACGGCCAAATCCACGTCCATCCGCGCACTGGCCGATGTCCTGCCGCCAATCGAATTCGTCGCCGAATGTCCCTACCGCTGCCCTCCCGACAAACCGGCCGGGTTGTGTGACACCTGCCGCAATGCCAAACCACGTGCCAAGCTGCCGACGATGGTTGGGCGGGTTCCGGTGGTGGACCTGCCGCTGGGCGCAACTGAAGACCGTCTGTGCGGCACACTCGACATCGAACGGGCCCTCAGCCAGGGGCAGAAAGCCTTTGAGCCAGGGCTGCTGGCCAAGGCCAATCGCGGCTTTCTCTACATTGACGAAGTCAATCTGCTCGAAGACCACCTCGTGGATGTCCTGCTCGACTCCGCCGCCGGCGGCATCAACATCGTTGAGCGGGAAGGCATTTCGATTGCCCATCCGGCCAGGTTCACGCTCATCGGCTCCGGCAACCCGGAAGAAGGTGAGTTGCGCCCGCAGCTTCTTGACCGCTTTGGCCTTATGGCCGAAATCCGCACGATTACCGACATTGACACGCGCATTGCCATCGTCAAACGGCGACTGGCTTTTGAGCGCGATCCCATCGGGTTTCGCGCCGAGTATGAACCAGCCCAGCAGGCCCTCCGTACGCGCCTGGTTCAGGCGCGCGACCGGCTGGATACGCTGGACGTACCCGATGACATCCTGCGCTTCATTGCCCGGCTCTGCGTGGCGCTCGATGTGGACGGCCACCGGGGCGAAATCACCCTGCTGAATGCCGCTCTGGCAAATGCGGCATTTGAAGGCCGCGCCCACGTCACGCGCGATGACATCCGGGCGGTGGCGACGCTCTCTCTTCGCCACCGACTGCGCAAGGACCCGCTGGACCGCACGGACGGCGGCGAAAAAATCCGGTGGGCGCTCGAAAAACTCGAAAAAGAATCGCAGTAG
- a CDS encoding M16 family metallopeptidase: MSFAPMRSRRWILWFLTGWLLLVGMPGNPVANAQAQPTVLKPEAPPDSDLPPVQRDTLLTGLPILVVERPGSTSVAVAVVIKVGATFDRVGKAGLARLTAECIRSGGGGYDAERVRLELEEAEAQLEVDVDWDQTCLLVTGPARQAAPLIDLLGRLVTMPDLARRDFAEARFKPFQEAAITAARAAQTEEAAADALFFQTLYEAHPYHHNLLGTPESLAAITPADVADFYRRHWLPNNAAVIIVGDITASQVRSVTRRAFGGWAKGKPAPATFLPPNPPEQLRLVHQPQTGPASGPIHLRLGGILPEATAETRATWLVLTELLKRRCQPWQLMLSHRRLPDSPWMLSGVCTPETAPAQLERVLQLLGELRDAPPGETDVRAAQAAVAAAYRDRVPNNRDLARRLAQLETYGRSPTAEAEVLNRVAAVTPADCHALAREMLGRGRLIVVYGGAASLQATLAKFGTVETIQP; encoded by the coding sequence ATGTCTTTTGCGCCAATGCGTTCCCGCCGCTGGATACTATGGTTTCTCACCGGCTGGCTGCTGTTGGTTGGAATGCCCGGGAACCCTGTGGCCAACGCACAAGCACAGCCAACCGTCCTGAAGCCGGAAGCCCCGCCGGACAGTGACCTTCCCCCGGTTCAACGGGACACCCTGCTGACCGGGCTGCCCATCCTGGTGGTGGAACGTCCCGGCTCGACCTCCGTCGCCGTCGCGGTCGTCATCAAGGTAGGCGCGACGTTTGACCGGGTGGGTAAAGCAGGACTGGCCCGCCTGACGGCCGAGTGCATCCGTAGCGGAGGCGGCGGCTACGACGCCGAACGGGTTCGGCTTGAACTGGAAGAAGCCGAAGCCCAGCTTGAAGTTGATGTGGACTGGGACCAAACCTGCCTCCTGGTGACTGGCCCCGCACGCCAGGCAGCGCCCCTGATTGATCTGCTGGGACGGCTGGTGACAATGCCTGACCTGGCCCGGCGCGATTTTGCCGAAGCCCGCTTCAAGCCCTTTCAGGAAGCGGCCATCACAGCCGCCCGTGCGGCACAAACCGAGGAAGCTGCGGCGGATGCGCTGTTTTTCCAGACCCTCTATGAGGCCCACCCCTACCATCACAACCTGCTGGGGACGCCAGAGAGCCTCGCCGCAATTACGCCGGCCGATGTGGCTGACTTTTACCGTCGGCACTGGCTCCCCAACAATGCGGCCGTCATCATTGTCGGCGACATCACCGCCTCCCAGGTACGCAGTGTCACGCGCCGTGCCTTTGGCGGTTGGGCAAAGGGCAAGCCGGCACCGGCCACCTTCCTGCCGCCTAACCCTCCAGAGCAGCTTCGCCTGGTACACCAACCTCAGACCGGACCTGCCAGCGGGCCGATTCACCTTCGGCTGGGCGGAATTCTACCTGAAGCCACGGCTGAGACCCGCGCCACGTGGCTGGTGCTGACGGAGTTGCTCAAGCGCCGCTGTCAGCCCTGGCAACTGATGCTCTCCCACCGCCGGCTCCCGGACAGCCCGTGGATGCTCAGCGGGGTATGCACCCCGGAAACGGCCCCGGCACAGCTCGAACGGGTACTCCAGCTTCTTGGTGAGTTACGGGATGCGCCACCGGGTGAGACCGATGTTCGTGCGGCACAGGCCGCTGTGGCAGCAGCATACCGTGACCGCGTACCCAACAACCGCGATCTGGCACGGCGCCTCGCGCAACTGGAAACCTACGGCCGCAGCCCGACGGCCGAAGCCGAGGTGCTCAACCGCGTGGCAGCCGTAACGCCGGCAGACTGCCACGCACTGGCGCGTGAGATGCTGGGGCGGGGGCGATTGATTGTCGTTTATGGCGGGGCGGCTTCGTTACAGGCCACCCTGGCCAAATTTGGAACCGTCGAAACCATCCAGCCGTGA
- the galE gene encoding UDP-glucose 4-epimerase GalE produces MTILITGGAGYIGSVTVEHLQRAKRPVAILDNLSRGHRAAVPAAVPLYVGNIGDRDLVRRVIREQNITACIHFAALALVPESVANPARYYDNNVGQCQILLDTLLEAGIRRFVFSSTCATYGLPQSIPMAESHPQQPITPYGWSKLFVERILADYDRAYGLRFVALRYFNAAGATVIHGEDHEPETHLIPNVLRVAGGRAEAVEVYGNDYPTPDGTAIRDYIHVSDLAAAHIAALDALADGQPSAFLNLGTGRGHSVLEVIETARRVTGHAIPTRIRARRPGDPPQLVADPRAAQDYLCWRPAQSDLEDIIRSAWQWHSRHPDGYPKETA; encoded by the coding sequence ATGACGATTCTCATCACCGGCGGCGCCGGGTATATCGGCAGCGTCACCGTGGAACACCTGCAGCGGGCCAAACGTCCGGTGGCCATCCTGGACAACCTTTCGCGCGGCCACCGGGCGGCCGTTCCGGCAGCGGTGCCGCTCTATGTCGGCAACATCGGCGACCGTGACCTGGTTCGCCGGGTCATCCGGGAACAGAACATCACGGCGTGCATCCACTTTGCGGCGCTGGCGCTGGTCCCGGAGTCAGTTGCCAACCCGGCGCGCTACTACGACAACAACGTTGGCCAGTGCCAGATACTGCTGGACACGCTCCTGGAAGCTGGCATCCGGCGCTTTGTTTTTTCCTCGACCTGTGCCACGTACGGCCTGCCGCAATCCATCCCGATGGCCGAAAGCCATCCGCAGCAGCCCATCACGCCCTACGGCTGGTCGAAGCTGTTTGTGGAACGCATTCTGGCCGATTATGACCGGGCTTATGGCCTGCGGTTTGTGGCCCTGCGGTACTTCAACGCCGCCGGCGCAACAGTCATCCACGGTGAAGACCACGAACCGGAAACCCATCTCATTCCCAATGTGTTGCGGGTTGCCGGCGGGCGGGCCGAAGCCGTTGAAGTGTATGGCAACGACTATCCGACACCCGATGGCACGGCCATCCGCGACTACATCCACGTCAGCGATCTGGCCGCTGCCCACATTGCCGCCCTTGACGCTTTAGCGGATGGTCAACCTTCAGCCTTTCTCAACCTTGGTACTGGACGGGGACACTCCGTGCTGGAAGTGATTGAAACGGCCCGGCGCGTCACCGGCCACGCCATTCCGACCCGCATCCGCGCCCGGCGGCCCGGCGACCCGCCGCAGCTCGTGGCCGATCCACGCGCCGCCCAGGACTACCTGTGCTGGCGGCCGGCACAATCGGATTTGGAAGACATCATCCGCTCGGCCTGGCAGTGGCACAGCCGCCACCCGGACGGCTATCCCAAAGAAACCGCCTGA
- a CDS encoding phenylalanine 4-monooxygenase: MSAAVALRPLPKKLSTEGVFKAKPSPPIAPSPSPEGTIGRDIQPPIYAPIQHETWRMLYDRQLAAIQGRVCEEYLIGREKLQYERERVPRLADLSERLRACTGWQCIRVEGYVPEATFFLLLAQKLFPCTDFLRHPTELEYTPAPDMFHDLMGHLPMITNPRFASFFRKFGEAGINARDEADTVRLGRIYWYTVEFGLINPTAHAGADRDPRLTKIYGAGISSSVGEIEHALSDRVRKIPFDIERITETPVEIHHMQEELFEIASFDELEQSFEAWATAQGLMPA; encoded by the coding sequence ATGTCTGCCGCGGTAGCCCTTCGACCTCTTCCAAAAAAGCTCTCCACGGAAGGCGTCTTCAAAGCCAAGCCATCGCCACCCATTGCGCCCAGCCCATCGCCTGAAGGCACCATTGGCCGCGACATCCAACCGCCAATCTATGCGCCGATTCAGCACGAGACGTGGCGCATGCTCTACGACCGCCAGTTGGCCGCCATTCAGGGACGGGTGTGCGAGGAGTATCTCATCGGGCGTGAAAAGCTCCAGTATGAACGGGAACGGGTGCCACGGCTGGCGGATTTGAGCGAACGCCTCCGCGCCTGCACCGGATGGCAGTGCATTCGGGTGGAAGGCTACGTTCCAGAAGCGACGTTTTTCCTGCTGCTGGCCCAGAAGCTCTTTCCCTGCACGGACTTCCTGCGCCATCCAACCGAACTCGAATACACGCCGGCGCCCGACATGTTCCACGATCTGATGGGGCACCTGCCGATGATTACCAACCCGCGTTTTGCTTCGTTTTTCCGCAAATTTGGCGAGGCCGGAATTAACGCGCGGGACGAAGCCGATACGGTCAGGCTGGGACGGATTTACTGGTACACAGTCGAATTCGGTCTCATCAACCCCACGGCGCATGCCGGCGCTGACCGCGATCCACGGCTGACGAAAATCTACGGGGCCGGTATCAGCTCCTCCGTGGGGGAAATCGAACACGCCCTCTCCGACCGGGTCAGGAAAATTCCCTTCGACATCGAGCGCATAACGGAAACGCCGGTCGAAATCCACCACATGCAGGAAGAACTCTTCGAGATTGCTTCCTTCGATGAACTCGAACAATCCTTTGAAGCCTGGGCAACCGCCCAGGGCCTGATGCCAGCCTGA
- a CDS encoding alkaline phosphatase D family protein, giving the protein MKRRSFLSHLAFSPVAWSLLRLQTEGAETDALLSGPLVGYSEMTETMIWLQTRRPARVQVRYWVQGKPETTRLSEEYRTTHAGDGIAKFTLSGLTFGTRYDYEVYVDGARIERPYPMTFQTQPMWKWRTEPPPFKVAFGSCHYVNDPPFDRPGRPYGDSPKVFSAILAQKPDLMLWLGDNCYYREADYQTEAGMRYRYAHTRAQAELQPLWAAVHHYAIWDDHDYGPNDSDRTFRRRDTALRIFRDYWCNPTHGTPETPGCFFRFDWADVEFFMLDGRYHRMPNHLPDDAPDKTMLGPEQLGWLLESLRSSEATFKVVASGGQVLNPVSPWECFGRFKVEQSRIFDFIRSEKIPGVVFISGDRHLAELNRRLEPNLYPLYDFTSSSLTAGVAKLSKAEQDNPCRVPGTLVEKHNFGILEFSGPRANRLLTMRCFDENGDEQWKREIPISELRFPRPSEESER; this is encoded by the coding sequence GTGAAGCGACGTTCCTTTCTCAGCCACCTGGCCTTTTCCCCGGTGGCCTGGTCCCTCCTGCGGCTACAGACGGAAGGGGCAGAGACGGATGCCCTGCTTTCCGGTCCGCTGGTTGGTTACAGCGAAATGACCGAAACGATGATCTGGCTGCAAACCCGGCGGCCGGCCCGCGTCCAGGTACGCTATTGGGTGCAGGGCAAGCCGGAGACGACCCGGCTCAGTGAGGAATACCGCACAACCCACGCCGGAGACGGCATCGCCAAATTCACCCTTTCCGGGCTGACCTTTGGCACACGCTATGACTACGAAGTTTATGTGGATGGAGCGCGCATTGAGCGGCCCTATCCGATGACCTTTCAAACCCAGCCGATGTGGAAATGGCGGACGGAGCCACCGCCCTTCAAAGTGGCTTTTGGTTCGTGCCACTACGTCAATGACCCGCCCTTTGACCGTCCGGGGCGACCCTATGGCGATTCGCCCAAGGTATTTTCCGCCATCCTGGCTCAGAAGCCGGACCTGATGCTGTGGCTCGGCGACAACTGCTACTACCGCGAAGCGGACTACCAGACAGAAGCCGGGATGCGGTATCGCTATGCCCACACCCGCGCCCAGGCGGAACTCCAACCGCTGTGGGCGGCTGTTCACCACTACGCCATCTGGGATGACCACGACTACGGGCCGAATGATTCGGATCGCACGTTCCGCCGTCGGGATACGGCCCTGCGCATTTTCCGGGACTACTGGTGTAACCCGACCCACGGCACACCAGAAACGCCGGGCTGCTTTTTCCGGTTTGACTGGGCTGATGTTGAGTTCTTCATGCTCGACGGGCGTTACCACCGGATGCCCAATCACCTGCCCGACGACGCACCAGACAAAACCATGTTGGGGCCGGAGCAACTCGGCTGGCTGCTGGAGTCATTGCGTTCCAGCGAGGCCACGTTCAAGGTGGTCGCCAGCGGCGGACAGGTGCTCAACCCTGTTTCTCCCTGGGAGTGCTTCGGCCGGTTCAAGGTTGAACAGTCCCGGATATTCGATTTCATCCGTTCGGAGAAAATCCCCGGTGTCGTCTTCATTTCGGGAGATCGCCACCTGGCCGAACTCAACCGGCGCCTGGAACCGAATCTCTATCCGCTCTACGACTTCACATCGAGTTCCCTGACCGCCGGTGTGGCCAAGCTCTCCAAAGCCGAGCAGGACAACCCCTGCCGGGTGCCGGGGACACTCGTTGAGAAGCACAACTTCGGCATTCTGGAGTTTTCCGGCCCACGCGCCAACCGGCTGCTCACCATGCGCTGCTTTGACGAGAACGGCGATGAGCAGTGGAAGCGGGAAATTCCCATCAGCGAGTTGCGCTTTCCACGTCCATCGGAAGAATCAGAACGGTAG
- a CDS encoding cytochrome b N-terminal domain-containing protein: MASPAIPQSNGTLGKIYDWIDERAGISEIMHELLDEPIPGGTKYAYAFGSALLFIFALQSITGVFLAMYYVPSAEDAHKSVEYIMKEVPFGAFMRGMHHYGSSAMVIMVVLHILQIVIWGAYKQKRELLWLVGAGLLQLVLAFSLSGYLLPWDMKAYYGTVVTVGIASEVPIIGDTIKRIIIGGTEMGTITISRFFMVHVFLLPALMAGGIAAHLYLFRKAQPAGPFNMTEQEAMFKVEPFWPGQVFKDAVFSLVVFAILAYLSLTTLAPLEPKADPSQTQYVARPEWYFLFLFQLLKYFPGSTAIIGSLVIPGIVMAIITFLPFLDRNPERHPLKRPFVMLGTIGLLVAMGTLHLLAKRDDEQNFAAQLKAQEEEGARFLKEPFEPKDISRKAAVAVAPAPEAFVKNCAVCHGEQGEGGPAGPKLVGVAKKPGRSKEEIAGLIENPSAYGASKMPPMPQVSAADRVAIADWIHTLK, encoded by the coding sequence ATGGCTTCTCCGGCAATTCCACAGTCAAACGGTACGTTGGGAAAAATCTACGATTGGATTGATGAGCGCGCCGGAATCAGCGAAATCATGCATGAGTTGCTTGATGAGCCGATTCCAGGTGGGACGAAATACGCCTACGCCTTTGGCAGTGCGCTCCTGTTCATTTTTGCCCTGCAATCCATTACCGGTGTTTTTCTGGCGATGTACTACGTACCGAGTGCTGAAGATGCGCACAAATCGGTCGAGTACATCATGAAGGAAGTTCCCTTTGGGGCTTTCATGCGCGGTATGCACCACTATGGCTCCAGCGCCATGGTCATCATGGTGGTGCTGCACATTCTCCAGATTGTCATCTGGGGTGCTTACAAACAGAAACGTGAACTGCTCTGGCTGGTCGGGGCCGGGTTGCTGCAACTCGTCCTGGCGTTTTCACTTTCCGGCTACCTGCTCCCGTGGGATATGAAAGCGTACTACGGGACGGTAGTCACGGTTGGAATCGCCAGTGAAGTTCCCATTATCGGGGATACCATCAAGCGCATCATCATTGGTGGCACCGAGATGGGCACCATCACCATTTCGCGCTTTTTCATGGTTCACGTCTTTCTGCTGCCGGCGCTGATGGCTGGTGGTATCGCGGCGCATCTCTACCTGTTCCGCAAAGCACAGCCGGCCGGGCCCTTCAACATGACCGAGCAGGAAGCCATGTTCAAGGTTGAACCCTTCTGGCCCGGACAGGTCTTCAAGGATGCCGTCTTTTCGCTGGTGGTGTTCGCCATCCTGGCTTATCTGTCCCTGACGACCCTGGCCCCACTTGAACCCAAAGCCGACCCGTCCCAGACCCAGTATGTTGCCCGACCGGAGTGGTACTTCCTGTTTCTGTTCCAGCTTCTGAAATACTTCCCCGGTTCGACGGCGATCATCGGCTCACTGGTCATTCCCGGCATTGTGATGGCCATCATTACCTTCCTGCCGTTCCTTGACCGCAACCCGGAACGGCATCCGCTCAAGCGTCCCTTCGTCATGCTGGGCACGATTGGGCTGCTCGTCGCCATGGGCACCCTGCACCTGCTGGCCAAGCGGGATGATGAGCAGAATTTCGCTGCCCAGCTCAAGGCGCAGGAAGAAGAAGGCGCCCGTTTCCTCAAGGAACCCTTTGAGCCGAAGGACATCAGCCGGAAAGCGGCGGTTGCGGTCGCTCCAGCACCGGAAGCCTTTGTGAAAAACTGCGCCGTCTGCCACGGTGAACAGGGCGAAGGTGGGCCGGCCGGACCCAAACTCGTCGGTGTGGCGAAAAAACCCGGACGCAGCAAGGAAGAGATTGCCGGGCTGATTGAAAATCCATCGGCCTATGGTGCCTCCAAGATGCCGCCTATGCCCCAGGTTTCGGCTGCCGACCGGGTTGCCATTGCCGACTGGATTCACACGCTCAAGTAA
- a CDS encoding RNase H family protein: protein MTTLPEVRIVCDGSSLGNGRDTASAAAAALLEHRGQKGLTRKFVVEYLGPATNQQAEIVAACIGLEALRQPCRAAVVTDSRYVVETMNGRFRRRANHALWERLDRAAAAHEVTWQWTQGHAGHPEQEACDQAARHTAEHRGRDDAFLNRLLASLPSASSA from the coding sequence ATGACAACGCTCCCGGAAGTACGCATCGTGTGTGACGGTTCAAGTCTCGGCAACGGACGTGACACGGCTTCAGCCGCTGCCGCGGCACTGCTTGAACACCGGGGGCAGAAAGGGCTGACGCGCAAGTTTGTCGTCGAGTATCTCGGCCCGGCCACGAATCAACAGGCGGAAATCGTGGCGGCCTGCATCGGGCTGGAGGCGCTGCGGCAGCCCTGCCGGGCGGCCGTTGTGACGGATTCGCGCTATGTCGTTGAGACGATGAACGGCCGCTTCCGGCGGCGGGCCAACCACGCGCTGTGGGAGCGGCTCGACCGCGCTGCGGCCGCGCATGAAGTCACCTGGCAGTGGACGCAGGGCCACGCCGGCCACCCGGAGCAGGAAGCCTGTGACCAGGCGGCTCGCCATACAGCCGAACATCGCGGCCGGGATGACGCCTTCCTGAATCGCCTGCTGGCGTCCCTGCCGTCAGCGTCTTCGGCCTGA
- a CDS encoding QcrA and Rieske domain-containing protein, whose product MSELSEVDKTKRLFMGLGSIVIGAGIGGALAYPIFQFAVGNALKTGEGGEDKNWIDLGSVADFEEGKPTAKKITIEIRDGWVKSSSDETIWVVKRGNEFLTFTATCPHLGCKVNWIPERNEYFCPCHNSAFDINGERKPGSASARGLDTLEYRVTDGKLQIVFQKFKNLLPTKEVFS is encoded by the coding sequence ATGTCTGAACTGTCCGAAGTGGACAAAACCAAACGTCTGTTTATGGGGCTTGGCTCCATTGTGATCGGTGCCGGCATTGGTGGCGCACTGGCCTATCCGATTTTTCAATTTGCTGTCGGAAACGCACTCAAAACCGGCGAAGGCGGTGAAGACAAAAACTGGATTGACCTCGGTTCAGTTGCCGATTTTGAAGAAGGTAAGCCAACTGCCAAAAAGATTACCATTGAAATTCGTGATGGATGGGTGAAGTCCTCTTCGGACGAAACCATCTGGGTTGTGAAGCGGGGCAATGAATTTCTGACCTTTACGGCGACCTGCCCGCATCTGGGCTGCAAAGTCAACTGGATTCCCGAACGGAACGAGTATTTTTGCCCCTGTCACAACAGCGCCTTTGATATCAACGGTGAGAGAAAACCTGGTTCGGCTTCGGCGCGTGGGTTGGACACGCTCGAATACCGCGTTACGGATGGCAAACTTCAGATCGTTTTCCAGAAGTTCAAAAACCTGCTTCCGACCAAAGAGGTCTTTTCGTGA
- a CDS encoding histidine phosphatase family protein → MATRLLLLRHGKTDNPEQRCYGWRDVPLHPEGHRQMARCAARLRRVTLAAVAASDFTRAITSADYFARPRGLPVQTDPALREIHFGAIEGLTFAEVEARYPATAREWVATPATVRFPEGECFADVQARVIPWVTSWLYDWQDRTTLLVIHSGTIRALLQWMTGCDPQATLSIRIAYGDVFRCTRTTPTGNWQLEQLPYGGTDWTPVPL, encoded by the coding sequence ATGGCGACCCGTCTGTTGCTTTTGCGCCATGGCAAAACCGACAACCCCGAACAACGGTGTTATGGCTGGCGGGATGTTCCGCTGCATCCCGAAGGACACCGGCAAATGGCCCGATGTGCCGCCAGACTGCGCCGGGTGACGCTGGCCGCTGTTGCTGCGAGCGACTTTACACGGGCAATCACCAGTGCCGACTACTTTGCCCGGCCGCGCGGTCTGCCGGTGCAAACCGACCCGGCCCTGCGGGAAATCCATTTCGGGGCCATTGAAGGATTGACGTTCGCCGAGGTCGAAGCCCGCTACCCGGCGACGGCACGGGAGTGGGTCGCCACGCCAGCCACGGTACGCTTTCCCGAAGGCGAGTGCTTTGCCGATGTACAGGCGCGGGTCATCCCGTGGGTCACGTCCTGGCTGTACGACTGGCAGGACAGAACCACGCTTCTCGTCATCCACAGCGGCACAATTCGCGCACTGCTTCAGTGGATGACCGGTTGTGACCCACAGGCGACACTCAGCATCAGGATTGCCTACGGAGATGTCTTTCGGTGTACCCGGACAACCCCGACGGGGAACTGGCAGCTTGAACAGTTGCCGTATGGCGGGACGGACTGGACACCCGTCCCGCTTTGA